One genomic region from SAR92 clade bacterium H455 encodes:
- the mnmC gene encoding FAD-dependent 5-carboxymethylaminomethyl-2-thiouridine(34) oxidoreductase MnmC, which produces MSKPQPSATPWFDSANPLPRTRKTVTVIGAGISGCTVAAALKKRGFQVTVVDRHGHAGAEASGNPEGIVYPKLSPRDDLLPRVNLAAIQFASNYYQPFWDSGLGRQCGVLVVPENDKARRDFKLISQRYADQTEMVKTIAHEQLEALSGVPLQAESALYFPQLGWLPPQLICEQLLKLNDIPLVQADIQRLEYSEQQQSWQLRDTNQQLVLEGHSESLIIASAFDCKQFSQTAYLPLQKIRGQITQLPCTPESSKMKMVICGECYITPAEEGLHGCGATYNKDLFITELRDIDHQTNLAQIAATDAGLAAVLGNPAKESLTGRANFRCTTSDYLPIAGPVPDRTAMLEDYAKLRRDAKTPMTTPGAYLPNLYVNCGMGSRGLSYAPLTAELLAAEIAGETPALSQELCQAMHPVRFLIRDLKRNRI; this is translated from the coding sequence ATGAGTAAACCGCAACCCAGTGCTACGCCCTGGTTTGACAGCGCCAATCCGCTGCCCCGAACACGCAAAACAGTCACTGTTATAGGTGCCGGAATCTCTGGCTGTACAGTGGCTGCGGCATTAAAAAAGCGCGGCTTTCAAGTAACGGTTGTCGACCGCCACGGCCACGCCGGGGCCGAAGCCTCAGGTAATCCTGAAGGCATTGTCTACCCCAAGCTATCTCCCCGAGACGACCTCTTGCCCCGCGTTAATCTCGCCGCGATTCAATTTGCCAGCAACTATTACCAACCCTTCTGGGACAGTGGCTTGGGTCGCCAGTGCGGTGTACTGGTGGTGCCAGAAAATGACAAGGCTCGCAGAGACTTCAAACTGATTAGCCAGCGCTACGCGGATCAGACTGAGATGGTTAAAACCATTGCTCATGAGCAGCTGGAAGCATTGAGCGGCGTGCCTTTGCAGGCTGAGTCAGCTCTTTATTTCCCCCAATTGGGCTGGCTGCCACCGCAGCTTATCTGCGAACAACTGCTTAAGCTAAATGATATTCCCCTAGTGCAGGCGGATATCCAGCGTCTCGAATACAGCGAGCAACAGCAGAGCTGGCAGCTGCGTGACACCAATCAGCAATTGGTATTGGAAGGCCACAGCGAAAGTCTGATTATTGCCAGCGCCTTCGACTGCAAACAGTTTAGCCAGACAGCTTATTTGCCCCTGCAGAAAATTCGCGGGCAAATCACCCAACTGCCCTGCACCCCAGAGAGCAGTAAAATGAAAATGGTGATCTGTGGGGAATGCTATATCACCCCCGCCGAAGAGGGTTTGCACGGCTGCGGCGCAACCTATAACAAAGACCTGTTTATCACCGAACTTCGGGATATAGATCATCAGACCAATCTGGCACAGATCGCAGCCACAGATGCCGGGCTAGCAGCAGTGCTGGGTAACCCAGCCAAGGAAAGTTTAACCGGGCGGGCTAACTTTCGCTGCACCACCTCGGACTATCTGCCGATTGCCGGCCCGGTACCGGATCGGACAGCCATGCTTGAGGATTACGCCAAATTGCGCCGCGATGCTAAGACTCCTATGACAACCCCCGGAGCCTACTTGCCCAATCTCTATGTCAATTGCGGCATGGGGTCTAGAGGCCTGAGCTATGCACCACTAACAGCAGAATTACTGGCTGCAGAGATTGCCGGTGAAACACCCGCACTCTCTCAAGAGCTCTGCCAGGCTATGCATCCGGTGCGGTTCTTAATTCGAGATCTAAAAAGAAATCGTATTTAA